The DNA segment AAACCAAAAATCAAGAAAAAATTGATGAAAAAGATATAAAAGATATTGTTTTCGTGGGAGTGATGGGATTAAAAGACCCGCTTCGCGAGACCGCCAAAGAAACAATAGAATTTACAAAAGCCGCCGGCATACGACCGGTAATAATGACTGGAGACCATATTTTAACTGCCAAAGCGATTGGCGCTGAAATTGGATTTCGTACAGGCAAAGATAATGTTTTGGAAGGCAAGGATATAGATGATTTAAGCGATGCAGAATTGAAAGAGAAAATAAAAGAAATTGATATTTTTGCAAGGGTTTTGCCAAAACATAAATTAAGGATAATTGACGCGTGGCAGGCCAGGGGAGAAATTGTGGCAATGACAGGCGATGGAGTAAATGACGCGCCGGCAATAAAATCTGCAGATATTGGCATAGCGCTTGGTTCGGGCTCGGATGTTACAAAAGAAGTTTCAGATATGGTTCTTTTAAATGATAATTTTTTAACTATAGTCAAGGCGATTGAACGTGGTCGTGTTATTTTTGATAATATAAGAAAAGTGATTCTTTATCTTTTGTCGGACTCTCTTGCGGAAGTAATAATTATAGCTGGCGCGTTGGTTTTTGGACTGCCCTTACCGGTTACGGCCGCGCAAATTTTATGGGTTAATATTGTAGATGATTCGTTCCCCGGGCTTTCTTTGGCGTTTGATAAAAAGGAACCCGATATTATGAAGAAAAAGCCGCGTCGTAGAAACGCATCTATTTTAAATGCCGAGATGAAAACAATAATCTTTTTAATTGGTACTCTAATGAGTATGTTTTTATTCGGAGCTTTTTATTTTATTTGGAATTTAACAAACGACTTAAACTATAGCAGAACTATTGCTTTTATTGGTCTTGGGATTGATTCCTTGTTTATTATCTATGCTTGCAGGAGCTTGCGGCATAATATATGGCGTATTCGTTTTTGGAATAATAGATTACTTAATTTTTCGGTTTTATTTGGATTTTTAATGCTATCTTTAGTTGTGTATGTTCCGTTTTTGCAGGTTGCTTTTAAAACCGTGGCATTGGGGGTAAGAGAATGGATTTTCTTTTTAGGACTGGGAGTGTTAAATCTATTAGCAATAGAGGCTGCCAAATGTTTTTTTATTCATATACACAAAATTGATTAGGAAAAATTTATGAGAAAAGCAAAAATAGCAGTTATTGTTCCGGCTTTTAATGAAGAGGAGACAGTTGCCGGTGTAGTGGCTGCGGCAAGCGCGAGCGAGCTGGTAAGCGAGGTGATAGTAGTTTCTGACGGCTCAACCGACAAAACCGCTCGGTTGGCAAAAAAAAATGGCGCAACACAAATTTTTAATTTGCCAATAAAAAAAGGAAAAGGCGCGGCAATGCTTCATGGGCTAACACACACAAATGCAGAAATTATTGTTTTCTTGGATGCTGATTTAAAGGGTTTTAAGCCAGAACATCTAAAACGCTTGATAGAGCCGGTTTTTAGAGGTGATTTGGTGATGAGCGTAGGGATTAGGGATCGCGGTAAAATAATGGAAAAAATTGGTCCATATCTTCCTCTTATTGGTGGCGAAAGAGCTATGCAGAGGTTTGTAATAGAAAATATTCCCGATAAGTATTTAAGAGGGTTTATGATTGAATCAGCGCTTAATTATTATTGTCGCTCTAGAGAACTCCCGTATGGAACGGTTTTTTTGCCAGGTGTAAAAATAAGACGAAAAATGCAAAAAGTTGGGGTATTGAAAGGGTTGGTACAGTATGTTAAGATGATATATTCTATTATTAAAGCAATGATACTGGTTAGATTGGCAAAAATTAGAGGAACTTTTTAGAATTTTATTTTTGTAATATTTTTTTATGAAAGTAGCAATAATGGGATTAGGGTTATATGTAAACGGCAGTGGCATAAGAGCCGCTAAATTTTTTATTGGAAAAGGCGATGAAGTATTAATTACGGATTTAAAAAATAAACGCGAGTTAGCAAGTCAAATTATAGAGTTAAGAAAATTTTGTGCAAAAAATAATAAAAAAATGCCATTTCTTCATTTGGGTGGACATAAAAAAGAAGATTTTAAGAACAATGATATTGTTATGCGAAATCCCGGAGTACCAAAGGATTCGCCTTTTTTAAAAATCGCGCGAAAAACCGGAGCGCAGATTGAAACCGATATTAGTATTTTTATGAAAAGCTGTGACGCCACTATTATCGGTGTCACCGGTACTCGTGGAAAAAGCACGACAACAGCTTTAATTTATGAAATATTAAAAATAAAGTACCCGAGGGTTTGGCTTGGTGGAAATATAAAAGTTTCCCCGCTTTCTTTTATAGAAAAAATTAAACCAAGCGATATTGTTGTCTTGGAACTTTCGAGTTGGATGCTGGAAAATTTTAATGAATATAAAATAGCTCCGCATATCGCCGTAGTCACAAATATTTATCCGGACCATCTGAATACTTATAAAAATATGGCAGAATATACTTCTGCCAAGAAAAATATTTTTAAATATCAAAAAACAGGAGATTATTTAGTTTTAAATAAAGAAAATAAAATAACAAAGAAGTGGAAGGGTTATTGCAAAACGATTTATTTTTCCAAAAACCAGCCCTTTCTATCTCTATTTAATAAAAAAAATAAAATAGAAATAAAATTAAAAGGAGATCACAATTTAGAAAATATTGGCGCGGCTCTTACCGTAGCGAAAATAATGAAAGTGCCAAAAATAAAAATTAAAAAAGTATTAAAAAATTTTGGAGGGCTTTCTGACAGGCAAGAAGTAATAGCAAAAAAGAATGGTATAGTTTTTGTAAAC comes from the Parcubacteria group bacterium CG10_big_fil_rev_8_21_14_0_10_36_14 genome and includes:
- the murD gene encoding UDP-N-acetylmuramoyl-L-alanine--D-glutamate ligase codes for the protein MKVAIMGLGLYVNGSGIRAAKFFIGKGDEVLITDLKNKRELASQIIELRKFCAKNNKKMPFLHLGGHKKEDFKNNDIVMRNPGVPKDSPFLKIARKTGAQIETDISIFMKSCDATIIGVTGTRGKSTTTALIYEILKIKYPRVWLGGNIKVSPLSFIEKIKPSDIVVLELSSWMLENFNEYKIAPHIAVVTNIYPDHLNTYKNMAEYTSAKKNIFKYQKTGDYLVLNKENKITKKWKGYCKTIYFSKNQPFLSLFNKKNKIEIKLKGDHNLENIGAALTVAKIMKVPKIKIKKVLKNFGGLSDRQEVIAKKNGIVFVNDTTATTPDGAIAALHTFGAEQKNKKIILIAGGKDKRLEYKQLAKEIKKYCKAIIFFPGTATEKINYQLSIINYQLIIMAKDMKDAVKKARQQAIRGDMVLLSPAAASFGLFKNEFDRGEQFKKAIRE